One Phaseolus vulgaris cultivar G19833 chromosome 4, P. vulgaris v2.0, whole genome shotgun sequence DNA window includes the following coding sequences:
- the LOC137836531 gene encoding mitogen-activated protein kinase kinase 9-like — protein sequence MALIRHHPRYPNLRLPLLDLFERRSVFPLPATTVKSVSDNGINIGDLEKLLILGHGNGGTVYKVCHKDTSATYALKIIRSNVHRALSEISILRRATHCPYVIIVYQNCESMISHDEMAILMEYMDNGSLESALATNGTFSEERLVVVARDILNGLAYLHARNIIHRDIKPANILVNTKGEVKIGDFGVSKVVSDTLEMCNSYVGTNAYMSPERFNPDAYGGSYDGFAGDVWSFGLSLFELYVGHLPFLEGGERLNWATLVCAICFNEPPSLPETASMEFRNFMACCLKKEPGERWTTTQLLTHPFICKDLRSF from the exons ATGGCTCTCATTCGCCACCACCCTCGTTACCCTAACCTCCGTCTTCCACTCCTAGACCTCTTCGAGCGCCGCTCCGTTTTCCCTCTCCCCGCCACCACCGTCAAATCTGTCAGTGACAACGGCATTAACATTGGTGACCTTGAGAAGCTCCTCATTCTTGGTCATGGTAATGGTGGCACTGTGTACAAAGTGTGCCATAAAGACACTTCTGCAACCTATGCACTGAAGATTATCCGCAGCAATGTTCATCGCGCACTTTCAGAAATCTCAATCCTTCGTCGTGCCACTCACTGTCCCTATGTG ATCATTGTATATCAGAATTGTGAAAGTATGATTTCTCATGACGAAATGGCGATACTGATGGAGTACATGGACAATGGCAGCCTTGAAAGTGCCCTAGCCACCAATGGCACCTTCTCCGAAGAGAGACTTGTGGTAGTGGCGCGTGACATCCTCAATGGTCTCGCCTACCTCCATGCACGCAACATCATTCATCGCGACATCAAGCCTGCAAACATCCTCGTAAACACGAAAGGCGAGGTGAAGATCGGTGACTTCGGAGTTAGCAAAGTGGTGAGTGACACATTGGAGATGTGCAACTCTTACGTGGGCACAAACGCGTACATGAGTCCTGAACGGTTCAACCCTGATGCGTATGGAGGGAGCTATGATGGTTTTGCCGGTGATGTGTGGAGCTTTGGCTTGAGCCTCTTTGAACTCTATGTGGGTCACTTACCATTTCTCGAAGGTGGTGAAAGGCTGAACTGGGCCACCCTTGTGTGTGCCATTTGCTTCAATGAGCCACCAAGCTTGCCTGAGACTGCATCAATGGAGTTTCGGAACTTCATGGCGTGTTGCCTGAAGAAGGAGCCTGGTGAGAGGTGGACCACAACTCAACTCTTAACTCATCCATTTATATGCAAAGACCTAAGAAGCTTCTAG
- the LOC137837916 gene encoding mitogen-activated protein kinase kinase 9-like encodes MALVRHRRQPNLRLPLPESSERRPRFPLPLPPTAPKPAGGDAITAADLENLAVLGHGNGGTVYKVRHKTTSATYALKIIHSNADATTRRRAFAESSILRRATDCPRVVRFHGCFEKPSGDVAIVMEYMDGGSLETALTTSGTFSEKRLAAVARDILEGLACLHARNIAHRDIKPANILVNSQGEVKIADFGVSKLMCRALEACKSYVGTCAYMSPERFDPEASGGNYNGFAADIWSLGLTLFELYVGHFPFLETGQRPDWATLICAICYGDPPSLPETASAEFRSFVESCLKKESGDRWTAAQLLTHPFVCKDPETH; translated from the coding sequence ATGGCACTAGTCCGCCACCGCCGACAACCCAATCTCCGCCTCCCCCTCCCGGAGTCCTCAGAGCGCCGCCCCCGCTTCCCGCTCCCCCTCCCTCCCACCGCCCCCAAACCCGCCGGCGGAGACGCAATCACCGCCGCCGACCTCGAGAACCTCGCCGTGCTCGGCCACGGCAACGGCGGCACAGTCTACAAGGTCCGCCACAAGACCACCTCCGCCACCTACGCGCTCAAAATCATCCACAGCAACGCCGACGCCACCACGCGCCGCCGCGCGTTCGCGGAAAGCTCCATCCTCCGCCGCGCCACCGACTGCCCCCGCGTCGTCCGCTTCCACGGCTGCTTCGAAAAGCCCTCCGGCGACGTGGCCATCGTCATGGAGTACATGGACGGCGGCTCCCTCGAAACCGCCCTCACCACCAGCGGCACGTTCTCCGAGAAGCGACTCGCCGCGGTGGCGCGTGATATCCTGGAGGGCCTCGCGTGCCTCCACGCGCGCAACATCGCGCACCGCGACATAAAACCTGCGAACATCCTCGTAAACTCACAGGGAGAAGTTAAGATTGCAGACTTTGGAGTCAGCAAACTCATGTGTCGCGCGCTCGAAGCGTGCAAGTCCTATGTTGGCACGTGCGCCTACATGAGTCCCGAACGGTTCGACCCGGAAGCATCTGGCGGCAACTACAATGGTTTTGCGGCGGATATATGGAGTCTGGGTTTGACCCTTTTTGAACTCTACGTGGGTCACTTCCCATTTCTTGAAACGGGTCAACGACCCGATTGGGCTACCCTTATATGCGCTATTTGCTACGGTGACCCTCCCAGCCTCCCGGAGACCGCGTCAGCGGAGTTTCGCAGCTTCGTCGAATCCTGCCTCAAGAAGGAGTCCGGTGATAGGTGGACGGCAGCACAACTCTTGACCCACCCGTTTGTGTGCAAGGACCCGGAAACTCACTAA
- the LOC137837917 gene encoding dihydropyrimidine dehydrogenase (NADP(+)), chloroplastic has translation MASLSMTQIRAGNWSSGFGLNWAGKVQGGSRSRVGFKVFASETQATEPDLSVTVNGLHMPNPFVIGSGPPGTNYTVMKRAFDEGWGAVIAKTVSLDAAKVINVTPRYARLRASANGSAKGEIIGWENIELISDRPLETMLKEFKQLKEEYPDRILIGSIMEEYNKAAWEELIDRVEQTGVDALEINFSCPHGMPERKMGAAVGQDCALLEEVCGWINAKATIPVWAKMTPNITDISQPARVALSSGSEGVSAINTIMSVMGINLNTLRPEPCVEGYSTPGGYSARAVHPIALGKVMSIAKMMKSEFDSENYSLSAIGGVETGGDAAEFILLGANTVQVCTGVMMHGYGLVNKLCLELKDFMKKHNFTSIEDFRGASLEYFTTHTELVRRQQEAIQKRKAIKKGLQSDKDWTGDGFVKESESMVSN, from the exons aTGGCATCTTTGAGCATGACCCAGATCAGAGCTGGGAATTGGTCATCTGGGTTTGGCTTGAATTGGGCTGGGAAGGTTCAGGGTGGTTCCAGGAGCAGAGTTGGGTTTAAGGTGTTTGCTTCGGAAACTCAGGCTACAGAGCCTGATCTTAGTGTCACTGTTAATGGATTGCACATGCCCAACCCCTTTGTTATTGGGTCAGGTCCTCCAGGGACCAATTACACTGTCATGAAGAGGGCCTTTGATGAAGGTTGGGGTGCTGTGATTGCAAAAACT GTATCACTTGATGCAGCAAAAGTTATAAATGTAACTCCTCGATATGCCCGATTACGGGCAAGTGCAAATGGCTCTGCAAAAGGAGAAATTATTGGGTGGGAGAACATAGAACTTATCAGTGATAGGCCACTTGAAACCATGTTGAAAGAGTTCAAGCAACTAAAAGAAGAGTATCCAGACAGAATTCTCATTGGTTCAATTATGGAGGAGTACAATAAGGCTGCTTGGGAGGAGCTTATCGATCGTGTTGAGCAAACTGGAGTT GATGCACtcgaaataaatttttcatgtCCTCATGGTATGCCAGAACGCAAAATGGGTGCTGCTGTTGGGCAAGATTGTGCTCTTCTGGAAGAGGTTTGTGGATGGATAAATGCTAAAGCCACAATTCCTGTTTGGGCTAAGATGACTCCCAATATAACTGATATTTCACAG CCAGCAAGGGTTGCTCTAAGTTCTGGAAGTGAGGGAGTATCTGCCATAAATACAATCATGAGTGTCATGGGAATCAATCTCAATACATTACGTCCTGAGCCTTGTGTTGAGGG GTACTCAACTCCTGGGGGATATTCCGCAAGGGCAGTTCATCCCATAGCACTTGGGAAGGTGATGAGCATTGCAAAGATGATGAAGTCAGAGTTTGACAGTGAGAACTACTCACTTTCTGCCATTGGTGGTGTTGAGACAGGTGGAGATGCAGCTGAATTTATTCTTCTTGGGGCAAACACTGTTCAG GTGTGCACTGGTGTTATGATGCATGGCTATGGTCTGGTGAACAAACTATGTCTTGAGCTGAAAGATTTCATGAAAAAACACAATTTCACATCAATAGAAGACTTCAGAGG GGCTTCTCTTGAGTACTTTACTACTCACACTGAGTTGGTGAGAAGGCAGCAAGAAGCAATTCAGAAGAGGAAAGCCATCAAGAAAGGCTTGCAATCTGACAAAGACTGGACAGGAGATGGTTTTGTGAAAGAAAGTGAAAGTATGGTATCTAACTGA
- the LOC137837915 gene encoding pentatricopeptide repeat-containing protein At1g05600, translating to MSIRWPRVLTPTYLSQIIRTQKNPIKALHIFNEAKSRYPNYHHNGPVYATMISILGTSGRLTEMKDVIEQMREDSCECKDSVFVSVIKTYANAGQVDEAMSLYKTIPQFNCVNWTESFNTILQIMVNENRLEMAHSIFVESSCGWEVRYRIRALNLLMYALCQKSRSDLALQLFQEMDYQSCYPDRDSYAILMKGLCQDKRLHEATHLLYSMFWRISQKGNGEDIVVYRILLDALCDAGKLEEAVEILGKILRKGLKAPKGCYNRSDLGQILDDNDIESAKRVIHEALIKGSIPSMASYNAMAVDLYTEGKIDEADTVIMEMQDRGFRPTHSIFEAKVAALCKVCKVDEAIKVIEEDMVKVNCLPTARVYNTLLKNLCNVGNSMAVLKSLNKMSNKVGSAGDRDTYGILLEMLCGERRYLEASQLLEKMSIKSYWPCTNSYNSVIKGLCSLGRQYEAVMWLEDMISQGKLPETSVWNSLASLFCNSEKIKVSSEIFSRLSTL from the coding sequence ATGAGCATAAGATGGCCAAGAGTGTTGACACCAACTTACCTCTCTCAGATTATAAGAACCCAAAAAAACCCAATAAAGGCTCTTCACATTTTCAATGAAGCCAAATCTAGGTACCCCAATTACCACCACAATGGTCCTGTTTATGCCACTATGATCAGCATCCTTGGAACATCAGGGAGGCTGACTGAGATGAAGGATGTGATTGAGCAAATGAGAGAGGATTCATGTGAATGCAAGGATTCTGTTTTTGTGTCTGTTATTAAGACATATGCCAATGCCGGCCAGGTAGATGAAGCAATGTCTCTGTACAAGACAATTCCTCAGTTTAACTGTGTTAATTGGACAGAATCCTTCAACACCATTTTGCAGATAATGGTGAATGAGAACCGGCTTGAAATGGCCCACAGTATCTTTGTTGAGAGCTCTTGTGGTTGGGAAGTGAGGTATCGGATTCGAGCATTGAACTTGCTTATGTATGCTCTTTGTCAGAAGAGTCGCTCCGATTTGGCACTGCAATTGTTCCAAGAGATGGATTATCAAAGTTGCTACCCTGATAGGGACAGCTATGCAATTTTGATGAAGGGATTGTGCCAAGACAAGAGGTTACATGAGGCCACCCATTTGTTGTATTCAATGTTTTGGAGGATCTCACAGAAAGGTAATGGTGAGGATATTGTAGTCTATAGAATTCTTTTGGATGCTTTATGTGATGCTGGAAAACTTGAAGAAGCTGTGGAAATTCTAGGTAAAATTTTGAGAAAAGGACTGAAGGCTCCGAAGGGATGTTATAACCGTTCTGATCTTGGCCAGATATTGGATGACAACGATATAGAAAGTGCTAAACGTGTGATTCATGAAGCTTTGATCAAAGGCTCAATTCCTAGTATGGCTAGTTATAATGCCATGGCTGTTGATCTGTACACTGAAGGTAAGATAGATGAGGCTGATACTGTCATCATGGAAATGCAAGACAGAGGCTTTAGACCAACACATTCTATCTTCGAGGCAAAAGTAGCAGCATTGTGCAAGGTTTGTAAGGTGGATGAAGCAATCAAGGTAATTGAGGAGGACATGGTGAAAGTCAATTGTCTACCAACTGCTAGAGTGTACAACACTCTCTTGAAAAACCTATGCAATGTTGGAAATTCCATGGCTGTACTCAAGAGCTTGAACAAGATGTCAAACAAGGTAGGTAGTGCAGGTGACAGAGATACTTATGGCATCTTGCTGGAAATGCTTTGTGGTGAAAGAAGGTATCTTGAGGCAAGTCAACTTCTGGAGAAAATGTCAATTAAGTCATACTGGCCTTGTACCAACAGTTACAATTCTGTCATTAAGGGTCTTTGCTCCTTAGGTAGGCAATATGAAGCAGTTATGTGGTTAGAGGACATGATTAGCCAGGGAAAGCTTCCTGAAACTTCTGTCTGGAATTCATTGGCATCTTTATTTTGTAACTCAGAAAAGATAAAAGTGTCCTCTGAGATATTTAGTCGCCTAAGCACCTTGTGA